A single Sporomusaceae bacterium DNA region contains:
- the buk gene encoding butyrate kinase, with protein sequence MAERILAINPGSTSTKIAVFAGSHEIFTENLSHSAEELAGFADIMAQIPYRLAKIREILKHNGLNMRDIAAVVGRGGLLKPMLSGTYTVNTVMLDDLKNARYGAHASNLGAILADLLAAEASIPAYIVDPVVVDELDDVARITGRPEITKKSIFHALNQKATAKRFAHGINRKYEELNLIVAHLGGGISVGCHRQGRVVEVNNALDGEGPFTPERAGTVQAGQFAELVLDRSLGKGDVAKMLAGKGGLVACLGTNDAREVEKRIKAGDKEAETVYNAMIYQIARYIAAAAVPVCGRVDYIILTGGIAYSEYLTAKLKEYVAFIAPVTVVPGENELQALAEGALRVLDGEEQPREYR encoded by the coding sequence ATGGCTGAGAGAATCTTGGCGATCAACCCCGGGTCGACCTCGACAAAGATAGCCGTTTTTGCCGGCAGCCACGAGATATTTACCGAAAACCTCAGCCACAGCGCCGAGGAACTGGCCGGGTTTGCCGACATCATGGCCCAAATCCCTTACCGTCTGGCAAAAATACGCGAAATCCTCAAACACAACGGGCTGAACATGAGAGACATCGCAGCCGTCGTCGGCCGCGGCGGCCTGCTCAAGCCGATGCTGAGCGGCACGTATACCGTCAACACGGTGATGCTGGACGACCTGAAAAACGCGCGCTACGGAGCGCACGCCTCCAACCTCGGCGCCATACTGGCCGACCTGCTGGCCGCCGAAGCGTCCATCCCCGCCTATATCGTCGACCCGGTCGTCGTCGACGAACTCGACGACGTCGCCCGGATAACCGGCCGGCCAGAGATAACCAAGAAGAGCATCTTCCACGCCCTTAACCAGAAGGCCACCGCCAAACGGTTTGCCCACGGCATCAACCGTAAGTACGAAGAACTCAATCTCATCGTCGCCCATCTCGGCGGCGGCATCTCGGTCGGCTGCCATCGGCAGGGGCGGGTGGTAGAGGTCAATAACGCCCTCGACGGCGAAGGACCGTTCACCCCGGAGCGGGCCGGCACCGTCCAGGCGGGGCAGTTCGCCGAGCTCGTGCTCGACCGCAGCCTCGGCAAAGGCGACGTGGCGAAAATGCTCGCCGGAAAAGGCGGACTTGTCGCCTGTCTGGGCACCAACGACGCTAGGGAGGTCGAAAAGCGCATCAAGGCCGGCGACAAAGAGGCCGAAACCGTCTACAACGCCATGATTTACCAGATAGCCCGCTACATCGCCGCCGCCGCCGTGCCGGTCTGCGGCAGGGTAGATTACATCATCCTCACCGGCGGCATCGCCTACTCCGAATACCTGACCGCCAAGCTCAAGGAATACGTGGCCTTCATCGCCCCCGTCACCGTCGTGCCGGGCGAAAATGAGCTACAGGCGCTGGCCGAAGGCGCCCTTCGCGTGCTGGACGGCGAAGAGCAGCCGCGGGAATACCGGTAG
- the ruvC gene encoding crossover junction endodeoxyribonuclease RuvC, whose protein sequence is MLVLGIDPGTAICGWGVVRQEGSRIQAVAYGAAQTSSTLDTAARLAAVFRAIDALIKEHRPDIVGVEQLFFNKNVTTAMTVGQARGVILLAAALNDVAVTECTPLQVKQAVVGYGKATKEQVIYMTQKLLCLPAKPHPDDVADALAVAICTAHTSTLSKMRDNKR, encoded by the coding sequence ATGCTCGTACTCGGCATCGACCCAGGAACCGCTATCTGCGGCTGGGGCGTGGTCCGGCAGGAAGGCAGCCGCATTCAGGCCGTCGCTTACGGAGCCGCGCAAACAAGCTCCACCCTCGACACCGCCGCCCGCCTCGCCGCCGTCTTCCGCGCCATCGACGCGCTCATCAAAGAGCACCGGCCGGATATCGTTGGCGTCGAACAGCTCTTCTTCAACAAGAACGTCACCACCGCCATGACCGTCGGTCAGGCCCGCGGCGTCATACTCCTCGCGGCCGCCCTCAACGACGTCGCCGTTACCGAATGCACCCCCCTGCAGGTCAAGCAGGCTGTCGTCGGTTACGGCAAAGCCACTAAGGAACAGGTCATCTACATGACTCAGAAACTCCTCTGTCTGCCGGCCAAACCGCATCCCGACGACGTGGCCGACGCCCTGGCGGTGGCCATCTGCACCGCCCACACCAGCACATTGAGCAAAATGAGGGACAACAAGCGATGA
- the ruvA gene encoding Holliday junction branch migration protein RuvA, which produces MIGYLKGTVTHLYNEHCFLDVQGVGYRVFIPASTRQQLAAGAAVTLFTHLNVREDAMLLFGFATSGEYELFQHLITVAGVGPKVALGVLSAISPAEFRAAISQKNAAMLTRIPGIGKKTAERLILELKDKLGLPDDFTPAAVKTGLSAEIPQDARQEAVQALISLGYSQGEVGSVLQKIKADGQSAEEMIKLALKEFARR; this is translated from the coding sequence ATGATCGGTTATCTGAAAGGCACCGTCACCCACCTGTATAACGAACACTGCTTCCTCGACGTCCAGGGAGTCGGCTACCGCGTTTTCATCCCCGCCTCCACCAGGCAGCAGCTTGCCGCCGGCGCGGCCGTTACCCTGTTCACCCATCTCAATGTCCGCGAAGACGCCATGCTGCTGTTCGGGTTTGCCACCAGCGGCGAGTACGAACTTTTCCAACACCTCATCACGGTCGCCGGCGTCGGCCCCAAGGTCGCTCTCGGCGTGCTGTCCGCAATCAGCCCGGCCGAATTCCGCGCCGCCATCAGCCAGAAAAACGCCGCCATGCTGACCCGCATCCCCGGCATCGGCAAAAAGACTGCCGAGCGCCTCATCCTCGAACTGAAAGACAAACTCGGCTTGCCGGACGATTTCACCCCCGCCGCCGTCAAAACCGGCCTGTCCGCCGAAATACCGCAGGACGCCCGCCAGGAAGCTGTTCAGGCGCTGATATCCCTGGGCTACAGCCAGGGCGAAGTCGGTTCCGTCCTCCAGAAGATCAAGGCCGACGGGCAGAGCGCCGAAGAAATGATAAAACTCGCCCTCAAAGAGTTCGCCAGGAGGTAG
- the ruvB gene encoding Holliday junction branch migration DNA helicase RuvB produces MEEDRIVAGGVQDVDTWQYSLRPRRLSEYIGQDQVKQNLTVFIQAAAARGEALDHVLLYGPPGLGKTTLAGIIANELGVGFRVTSGPAIERPGDLAALLTNLADKDVLFIDEIHRLPRGVEEILYTAMEDYALDIIIGKGPSARSIRLDLPRFTLVGATTRAGALSAPLRDRFGVVCRLEYYEQQHLECIIKRASEILNIAVDARGSEEIARRSRGTPRVANRLLKRVRDYAQVAADGVITQQVADQALAMLEVDRRGLDKTDRRLLTTIIAMFGGGPVGVETLAAAISEETATIEDVYEPFLMQLGLLSRTPRGRVVTPAAYDHVGIPYKSDNGEKQEKLW; encoded by the coding sequence ATGGAAGAAGACAGAATCGTCGCCGGCGGCGTCCAGGACGTCGACACCTGGCAGTACAGCCTGCGGCCGCGGCGGCTCAGCGAATACATCGGCCAGGACCAGGTAAAGCAGAACCTCACCGTTTTCATCCAGGCCGCCGCCGCCCGCGGCGAAGCTCTCGACCACGTCCTGCTTTACGGACCGCCGGGCCTGGGGAAGACCACCCTCGCCGGCATCATCGCCAACGAACTCGGCGTTGGCTTCCGGGTCACTTCCGGGCCGGCCATCGAGCGCCCCGGCGACCTCGCCGCCCTGCTCACCAACCTCGCCGACAAGGACGTCCTCTTCATTGACGAAATCCACCGTCTGCCCCGCGGCGTCGAGGAAATCCTCTACACCGCCATGGAAGACTACGCACTCGACATCATCATCGGCAAAGGGCCCAGCGCCCGCTCCATCCGCCTCGATTTGCCGCGCTTCACGCTTGTCGGCGCCACCACCCGGGCCGGGGCGCTCAGCGCGCCGCTCCGCGACCGGTTCGGCGTCGTCTGCCGTCTGGAATACTACGAACAGCAGCACCTCGAATGTATTATAAAACGGGCCTCGGAAATACTGAACATTGCCGTCGACGCCCGCGGCTCCGAGGAAATTGCCCGCCGTTCCCGCGGCACCCCCCGGGTGGCCAACCGTCTCCTCAAAAGAGTGCGCGACTATGCCCAGGTCGCCGCTGACGGCGTCATCACCCAGCAAGTCGCCGACCAGGCCCTGGCCATGCTGGAAGTCGACCGCCGCGGCCTTGACAAAACCGACCGGCGCCTGCTGACAACCATCATCGCCATGTTCGGCGGCGGACCGGTCGGCGTGGAAACGCTCGCCGCCGCCATCAGCGAAGAAACAGCCACCATCGAGGACGTTTACGAACCCTTCCTCATGCAGCTCGGCCTGCTGAGCCGCACTCCCCGCGGCCGCGTCGTCACCCCCGCCGCCTATGACCATGTCGGCATCCCCTACAAGAGCGACAACGGCGAAAAACAAGAAAAGCTCTGGTGA
- a CDS encoding epoxyqueuosine reductase QueH, which translates to MKILLHLCCGPCAAFPVQHLREAGHEIVGYFFNPNIHPYKEFTRRLETSREFAAKVGLDLVVDAAYTLEDYLVRALAAGDDRCRACYGLRLEKAARYAGDHGFDCFTTTLLVSPYQRHEIIKEVGESAAASENVPFCYIDFRPGWTEGVRISKELELYRQPYCGCIFSERDRYYKPRKEDRLQCPQASTPSAKP; encoded by the coding sequence ATGAAGATCCTGCTCCATCTCTGCTGCGGCCCCTGCGCCGCCTTTCCCGTCCAACACCTGCGTGAGGCGGGCCACGAAATCGTGGGCTACTTCTTTAACCCCAACATTCATCCCTACAAGGAATTTACGCGTCGCCTCGAAACCAGCAGGGAATTCGCCGCCAAGGTCGGCCTCGACCTGGTCGTCGATGCCGCGTACACCCTTGAGGACTACCTTGTCCGGGCGCTGGCCGCCGGCGACGACCGCTGCCGCGCCTGCTACGGACTGCGGCTTGAGAAAGCCGCCCGCTATGCCGGGGACCACGGCTTCGACTGTTTCACAACCACCCTGCTCGTAAGCCCATATCAGCGCCACGAGATCATCAAAGAAGTCGGCGAAAGCGCCGCCGCGTCGGAAAACGTGCCGTTCTGCTACATAGACTTCCGGCCCGGCTGGACGGAAGGGGTCAGGATAAGCAAGGAGCTCGAGCTATACCGTCAGCCCTACTGCGGCTGCATCTTCAGCGAACGGGACCGCTACTATAAACCGCGGAAGGAGGATCGCCTGCAATGCCCACAGGCTTCGACTCCCTCGGCAAAACCCTGA
- a CDS encoding DUF2905 domain-containing protein, producing the protein MPTGFDSLGKTLMIFGAVLLIVGAVLHFGAKIPWLGRLPGDIHVEKENFSFYFPVVTCIVISVILTVAFNLFTRR; encoded by the coding sequence ATGCCCACAGGCTTCGACTCCCTCGGCAAAACCCTGATGATATTCGGCGCCGTCCTCCTCATCGTCGGGGCGGTGCTTCACTTCGGCGCCAAGATACCCTGGCTGGGGAGGCTGCCGGGCGACATCCACGTCGAAAAGGAAAACTTCAGCTTCTATTTCCCGGTCGTCACCTGTATCGTCATAAGCGTCATCCTGACCGTAGCCTTCAATCTTTTTACCCGCCGTTAG
- a CDS encoding SpoIID/LytB domain-containing protein, protein MRKAILILSLLLLALLPAALTEAAQTSPPLIKVGLWSNQTSIVLSATEGFSLADADSKETIGTYQAKEKIMVTYAASGMAINGQPVAARELVTVLPAKASAAIEVNRRQYRGTVSIRRTVGKNGMTVVNTLPLEEYVYGIIAREISPAWPAEAVKAQAVAARTYALYSYGKHRDDGYDVCATTDCQVYGGKTAEDARATKAVDDTRGLIVTYKGKPVPAYFHGSGGGFTENSENVWGSHHPSLRGVADFDQSSPHYSWEKQMTQKEVEAALEGAGIKIGSLQTIELSPLTKPPVTSFDRGVSGRIKDLRLGGSAGSTVISGAKLRTILGLNSTLFDIKVILPAEKAVKFEITDSYGDRDTKTVPINVKPLPSKADKPNIRSLSGRANETIVFTGFGWGHGLGLSQWGAKAMAEKAPAGDTAYFREILKHYYTGVEISKLY, encoded by the coding sequence ATGCGCAAAGCTATCCTCATCCTGAGCCTGCTGCTGCTTGCCCTGCTGCCCGCCGCCCTGACCGAGGCCGCTCAAACCTCCCCGCCGCTCATCAAGGTCGGCCTATGGTCCAACCAGACCAGCATCGTTCTTTCCGCGACCGAAGGATTTTCCCTGGCCGACGCCGACAGCAAGGAAACTATCGGCACTTACCAGGCCAAGGAGAAAATCATGGTCACCTATGCGGCTTCAGGCATGGCCATCAACGGTCAGCCGGTCGCGGCCCGCGAACTGGTCACCGTTTTGCCGGCGAAAGCCTCCGCCGCTATTGAAGTCAACAGGCGCCAGTACAGGGGAACGGTCAGCATCCGCCGCACCGTCGGCAAAAACGGTATGACCGTCGTGAATACCCTGCCGCTCGAAGAATACGTCTACGGCATCATCGCCCGCGAAATATCCCCCGCCTGGCCGGCGGAAGCGGTGAAAGCCCAGGCGGTCGCCGCCCGTACCTACGCCCTCTACAGCTACGGCAAACACCGCGACGACGGGTATGACGTCTGCGCCACCACCGACTGCCAGGTTTACGGCGGCAAGACCGCCGAGGACGCCCGCGCCACTAAGGCGGTCGATGATACCCGCGGCTTGATCGTAACCTACAAAGGCAAACCCGTCCCGGCCTACTTTCACGGCAGCGGCGGCGGCTTCACCGAAAACAGCGAAAACGTCTGGGGAAGTCACCACCCCTCCCTCCGTGGCGTCGCCGATTTCGACCAAAGCTCTCCCCACTACAGCTGGGAGAAGCAGATGACCCAGAAAGAAGTGGAAGCTGCCCTGGAAGGCGCCGGCATAAAGATCGGCAGCCTGCAGACCATCGAGCTTTCCCCGCTGACCAAACCGCCGGTCACTAGCTTTGATCGGGGCGTTTCCGGCCGGATAAAAGACCTCCGGCTTGGCGGCAGCGCCGGCAGCACTGTAATCAGCGGCGCCAAGCTGCGCACCATCCTCGGCCTCAACAGCACCCTCTTTGACATCAAAGTGATCCTTCCGGCCGAAAAGGCGGTAAAGTTCGAGATAACCGACAGTTACGGCGACCGCGATACGAAGACTGTACCGATCAACGTTAAACCCCTGCCCAGCAAGGCTGACAAACCCAACATCCGGAGCCTGAGCGGCCGGGCCAACGAAACCATCGTCTTCACCGGCTTCGGCTGGGGCCATGGTCTCGGTCTTTCCCAGTGGGGCGCGAAAGCCATGGCCGAAAAGGCGCCGGCCGGCGACACCGCATATTTCCGAGAGATATTGAAACACTACTACACAGGCGTAGAGATAAGCAAACTCTACTGA
- the queA gene encoding tRNA preQ1(34) S-adenosylmethionine ribosyltransferase-isomerase QueA, which produces MQLSEFDYHLPEELIAQHPAAVRDQSRLLVLGRGNGAVSHRRFYDLPSYLVPGDTLVFNDTRVIPARLVGAKADTGGKVEVFLLNRLADDRWETLVKPGRKLRPGTTVNFGDDLSGEILAVTDFGGRVVRFSFNGIFEEVLDRLGETPLPPYIHEQLLDKERYQTVYSRARGSAAAPTAGLHFTDKLLSSLADNSINLAFLTLHVGLGTFRPVSAENILDHKMHREYYSIPPAAADTVNRAKERGGRIIAVGTTAVRTLETVARDGRIEAGSGWTDIFIYPGHHFQMVDALLTNFHLPKSTLLMLVSAFAGRENALAAYREAVAERYRFFSFGDAMLII; this is translated from the coding sequence ATGCAGCTATCCGAATTCGACTATCATCTGCCGGAAGAACTGATCGCCCAGCATCCCGCAGCAGTCCGCGATCAGTCGCGGCTTTTGGTGCTTGGCAGAGGTAACGGCGCCGTATCGCACCGCCGTTTCTACGACCTGCCCTCATATCTCGTTCCCGGCGATACGCTCGTATTCAACGACACGCGGGTGATCCCCGCCCGCCTCGTCGGCGCCAAGGCCGATACCGGCGGCAAAGTGGAGGTTTTTCTCCTCAACCGGCTGGCGGACGACCGGTGGGAAACCCTCGTCAAGCCTGGCCGCAAACTGCGGCCGGGGACGACGGTAAACTTCGGCGACGACCTGAGCGGGGAAATACTTGCTGTTACCGACTTTGGCGGACGTGTCGTCCGCTTTAGTTTTAACGGCATCTTCGAGGAAGTGCTCGACAGGCTGGGGGAGACGCCGCTACCGCCGTATATACACGAACAATTGCTAGACAAGGAGCGCTACCAGACAGTATATTCGCGAGCTCGCGGCTCAGCCGCCGCCCCTACAGCGGGCTTGCATTTCACTGACAAATTACTGTCATCTCTGGCAGATAACTCTATCAATCTTGCCTTCCTTACCCTCCATGTCGGCCTGGGCACTTTCCGGCCGGTAAGCGCGGAAAACATCCTCGACCATAAAATGCACCGCGAATACTACTCCATCCCGCCGGCGGCGGCCGACACCGTTAACCGCGCCAAAGAACGCGGCGGCCGGATAATCGCCGTCGGCACGACCGCGGTCCGTACGCTGGAAACGGTCGCCAGGGATGGGCGGATCGAGGCCGGCAGCGGGTGGACGGACATCTTCATCTACCCCGGCCACCATTTCCAAATGGTCGACGCCCTTCTCACCAACTTTCACCTGCCGAAGTCGACGCTGTTGATGCTTGTCAGCGCCTTCGCCGGCCGCGAAAACGCCCTGGCCGCCTACCGCGAAGCGGTGGCGGAGCGGTATCGGTTTTTCAGCTTCGGCGATGCGATGCTGATTATTTGA
- the tgt gene encoding tRNA guanosine(34) transglycosylase Tgt has product MAVTFELIKKCPATGARAGRLYTPHGVFDTPIFMPVGTQATVKAMSPHELAAMGAGIILSNTYHLFLRPGHDLVAEAGGLHSFMQWDRGILTDSGGFQVFSLGPLRKIGEEGVAFRSHIDGSKQFLSPEKATEVQMALGADIIMAFDECVPYPADHAYAKASTERTTRWAERCLKTHTRKDQALFGIVQGGMHKDLRAMSARDLVSMKFPGYGIGGLSVGEPKPLMYEMLEETVPLLPVDKPRYLMGVGTPDCLVEGVMRGVDMFDCVFPTRVARNGTVMTSRGRLVLKNAEYARDFRPIDPDCGCYTCSNFSRAYIRHLLKAEEIFGLRLTTTHNLYFLIKFMRDMRRAIIDDRFLSFREEFWAKYPTP; this is encoded by the coding sequence ATGGCTGTTACGTTCGAACTCATAAAAAAATGCCCGGCTACCGGCGCGCGGGCCGGTCGCCTCTACACCCCCCACGGCGTCTTCGATACGCCGATCTTCATGCCGGTGGGAACCCAGGCCACCGTAAAGGCTATGTCGCCCCACGAACTGGCGGCTATGGGGGCCGGCATCATTCTCAGCAACACCTACCATTTGTTTTTGCGGCCGGGGCACGATCTGGTCGCCGAGGCCGGCGGCCTCCATTCCTTTATGCAGTGGGATCGCGGTATCCTCACCGACAGCGGCGGTTTCCAGGTTTTCAGCCTCGGCCCGCTGCGCAAGATCGGCGAGGAAGGGGTGGCCTTCCGGTCTCACATCGACGGCTCGAAGCAATTTCTGTCGCCGGAGAAGGCGACCGAGGTACAAATGGCCCTGGGGGCGGACATCATCATGGCCTTTGACGAGTGTGTGCCTTACCCGGCCGACCACGCTTACGCCAAAGCTTCCACCGAGCGGACAACCCGCTGGGCGGAACGCTGCCTCAAGACCCATACCCGTAAGGACCAGGCCCTGTTCGGCATCGTCCAGGGAGGGATGCACAAGGATCTGAGGGCGATGAGCGCCCGCGACCTTGTCAGCATGAAATTCCCCGGCTACGGAATCGGCGGCCTGAGCGTCGGCGAACCCAAACCGCTGATGTACGAGATGCTGGAGGAGACGGTCCCCCTGCTGCCGGTAGACAAGCCCCGCTACCTGATGGGCGTGGGCACGCCGGATTGCCTGGTGGAGGGCGTCATGCGCGGTGTAGACATGTTCGACTGCGTTTTCCCCACCCGCGTGGCCCGCAACGGCACGGTTATGACCAGCCGCGGCCGCCTGGTGCTGAAAAATGCCGAGTATGCCCGCGATTTCCGCCCGATCGACCCGGACTGCGGCTGCTATACCTGCAGCAACTTCTCGCGGGCCTATATCCGTCATCTTCTCAAGGCCGAGGAAATCTTCGGCCTGCGGCTTACGACCACCCATAATCTGTACTTTCTCATCAAGTTCATGCGCGATATGCGCAGGGCGATAATCGACGACCGATTCCTTTCCTTCCGTGAAGAGTTTTGGGCTAAATACCCAACCCCTTAG
- the yajC gene encoding preprotein translocase subunit YajC codes for MEFLSPEIMQWAPFVIMIVIFYFLFYRPQKRDQQKRADMLGSLKKGDRIVTIGGLHGTITAFSDDTVTIKVAEKVELDFNRAAIASVKSKAD; via the coding sequence ATGGAGTTTCTTTCACCGGAAATTATGCAATGGGCGCCGTTTGTAATCATGATCGTTATCTTCTACTTCCTGTTCTACAGGCCGCAGAAGAGAGATCAGCAAAAACGCGCCGATATGCTCGGCAGTCTGAAAAAAGGCGACCGCATCGTCACCATCGGTGGTCTGCACGGCACCATCACTGCGTTCAGCGACGACACCGTAACTATCAAAGTAGCGGAAAAAGTAGAGCTTGACTTCAACCGCGCGGCGATAGCTTCGGTAAAAAGCAAGGCTGATTAG
- a CDS encoding 5-formyltetrahydrofolate cyclo-ligase — protein MSSGKEAKQRLRREMLAIRRSLSAEEIKMGSEAIAAYFCAWPKYRAAKVVMFYLPMADEPQTAALIEDAWREGKIVAVPLMGEVYGVMEAAVLDGWDGLVTGRLGLKMPDPAKTRRIDPVDIELVVVPGVVFDAAGRRVGMGAGYYDRFLPKAASACRMGLAWSAQIVPEVPAEEHDVRMEYLLTETGFRPLSGG, from the coding sequence ATGTCCTCCGGAAAGGAAGCCAAGCAGAGGCTGCGCCGGGAAATGCTCGCCATACGGCGCAGCCTTTCTGCCGAGGAGATCAAAATGGGGAGCGAGGCTATCGCTGCCTATTTTTGTGCGTGGCCGAAATACCGGGCCGCCAAGGTTGTGATGTTTTATCTCCCGATGGCGGACGAGCCTCAGACGGCCGCACTTATCGAGGACGCCTGGCGGGAAGGGAAAATAGTGGCCGTGCCGCTGATGGGCGAGGTTTACGGCGTCATGGAGGCCGCGGTCCTCGACGGCTGGGACGGCCTCGTGACCGGCCGCCTTGGGCTCAAGATGCCCGACCCGGCCAAAACCCGGCGGATTGACCCGGTTGACATCGAACTTGTCGTCGTCCCTGGCGTGGTTTTCGATGCCGCCGGACGCCGTGTGGGTATGGGAGCGGGCTATTACGACCGTTTTCTGCCGAAGGCCGCGTCCGCCTGCCGTATGGGGCTCGCCTGGTCGGCCCAGATAGTGCCGGAGGTTCCTGCCGAAGAGCATGACGTGCGAATGGAGTATCTCTTGACGGAAACCGGCTTTCGGCCCCTGTCGGGCGGATAG
- a CDS encoding PP2C family protein-serine/threonine phosphatase, whose protein sequence is MEIRIGIAKANKYAVAECGDSFEVAERPRGGISAIFADGQGSGKAAKQTSSLVINRAASLIAEGVRDGAVARTVHDYLYAMKDGRVSSTLTILSADYDAQTLLFSRNANCPVLVKTEFGVSVYDEEVPPIGVHKYMKPLMNQVPLDVGTILVSYTDGIQAAGRKRGNAIDHGRLLKLLEDNGPDDVEFIAENILEYALTLDDYRPGDDMTVVVMGISDRDSTHRIQRFSVSFPY, encoded by the coding sequence GTGGAGATCAGGATCGGCATTGCCAAAGCCAACAAATACGCGGTCGCCGAATGCGGCGACAGTTTCGAGGTGGCAGAACGACCACGGGGTGGTATTTCTGCCATTTTCGCTGACGGTCAGGGCAGCGGCAAGGCGGCCAAGCAGACCAGCAGCCTCGTGATCAACCGGGCGGCGTCGCTGATCGCCGAAGGTGTGAGGGATGGCGCGGTGGCCAGGACGGTCCACGATTACCTCTATGCCATGAAAGACGGGCGGGTATCCTCAACCCTGACCATTCTCAGCGCCGATTACGACGCCCAGACGCTGCTATTTTCCCGCAACGCCAACTGCCCGGTGCTGGTGAAGACCGAATTCGGCGTTTCCGTCTACGATGAGGAGGTCCCGCCCATTGGCGTGCACAAATATATGAAGCCGCTGATGAATCAAGTCCCCCTCGATGTGGGCACAATTCTGGTATCCTATACTGACGGCATTCAGGCGGCCGGCCGCAAGCGCGGCAATGCCATCGACCATGGCCGCCTGCTGAAGCTTCTTGAAGACAATGGCCCCGACGACGTGGAATTTATCGCCGAGAATATATTGGAATACGCTCTGACGCTGGATGATTACCGGCCTGGCGATGACATGACCGTAGTGGTCATGGGCATTTCGGACCGGGATTCGACCCACCGGATTCAGCGGTTCAGTGTCTCGTTTCCATACTGA